One genomic region from Solwaraspora sp. WMMD792 encodes:
- a CDS encoding deoxyribonuclease IV, with protein MPVDGSAGHRPVGSHTPTSGGLARAALPYADAAASEVVQVYVGNSRGWAMPDGDPAQDVAFRDGCAERGLRAYIHASLLVNLGSPTTATVERSAATLAHALRRGRAIGAEAVVFHAGSAVDDGYADTAMRQVREALLPLLDAAEAAGGPMLLVEPSAGGGRSLASRVEHLRPYLAAVDWHPRMGVCFDTCHAWAAGHDVAGPGGMTATIDALVDAVGADRLRLVHANDSRDGCGSTRDRHETIGAGMIGEAAFAELMRHPATAGVPVLVETPSEKHVGHAADIATLRRLAEVADGPAGLVAVRQPSSAR; from the coding sequence ATGCCGGTCGACGGTTCCGCCGGGCACCGGCCGGTCGGCTCGCACACGCCCACCTCGGGCGGGCTGGCCCGAGCCGCACTGCCGTACGCCGACGCGGCCGCCTCCGAGGTGGTGCAGGTGTACGTCGGCAACTCGCGCGGCTGGGCGATGCCCGACGGCGACCCGGCCCAGGACGTGGCGTTCCGCGACGGCTGCGCCGAGCGTGGGCTGCGCGCGTACATCCACGCCTCGCTGCTGGTGAACCTCGGCTCGCCGACGACCGCCACGGTGGAACGCTCCGCCGCGACCCTGGCGCACGCGCTGCGCCGGGGCCGGGCGATCGGCGCCGAGGCGGTCGTCTTCCACGCCGGCAGCGCCGTCGACGACGGCTACGCCGACACCGCGATGCGTCAGGTACGGGAGGCGCTGCTGCCGTTGCTGGACGCCGCCGAGGCCGCCGGCGGACCGATGCTGCTGGTGGAGCCGAGCGCTGGCGGTGGCCGGTCGCTGGCGTCCCGGGTCGAGCACCTGCGGCCGTACCTCGCCGCGGTGGACTGGCATCCCCGGATGGGGGTCTGCTTCGACACCTGCCACGCGTGGGCCGCCGGGCACGACGTGGCCGGCCCGGGTGGCATGACGGCGACGATCGACGCGCTGGTCGACGCCGTCGGGGCGGACCGGTTGCGGCTGGTGCACGCCAACGACTCCCGCGACGGTTGCGGGTCCACCCGGGACCGGCACGAGACGATCGGCGCGGGCATGATCGGCGAGGCGGCGTTCGCCGAGTTGATGCGGCATCCGGCCACCGCCGGCGTGCCGGTGCTGGTCGAGACGCCGAGCGAGAAGCACGTCGGGCACGCCGCCGACATCGCGACGCTGCGTCGCCTGGCCGAGGTGGCGGACGGCCCGGCCGGGCTGGTGGCCGTCCGCCAACCGTCGTCAGCGCGCTGA